The following proteins are co-located in the Tripterygium wilfordii isolate XIE 37 chromosome 2, ASM1340144v1, whole genome shotgun sequence genome:
- the LOC120009511 gene encoding RING-H2 finger protein ATL56-like, producing MVVFRCFFSSPTRCAKKGCCHQKVVQGGDLQTHILVKLLNEPTSLPRSTPAIEMTDYLNSLSITLIFIVIALILLFLDWFLNARFVEIALNNSNDHDTNPVPPQQQQYHSGLRRKNIISSAGIVFQYKKSHHEEEGEDSNYCVICLEKFEGGELCRVLNGCNHVYHQLCIDKWLFNDVHCPICRSSVRGERTVEDEVLDQV from the exons ATGGTAGTTTTCAGATGCTTCTTCTCCAGTCCCaccaggtgtgccaaaaaaggttgttgtcaccaaaaagtggtcCAAGGTggtgatttgcag ACACACATCCTTGTTAAGCTTCTAAATGAACCAACAAG TCTTCCTCGATCGACTCCTGCTATTGAGATGACTGACTATCTTAATTCGTTGTCCATAACCTTAATATTTATTGTCATAGCCTTAATCCTCTTATTCCTAGATTGGTTTTTAAATGCTCGGTTTGTTGAGATTGCACTAAACAATAGCAACGATCACGACACCAACCCCGTCCCGCCCCAGCAGCAACAGTACCATAGCGGGCTAAGGAGGAAGAATATTATTTCATCTGCTGGCATTGTTTTTCAATACAAGAAGAGTCATCATGAAGAAGAAGGGGAAGATAGTAATTATTGTGTGATATGCTTGGAAAAGTTTGAAGGAGGAGAGCTGTGTAGGGTTTTGAATGGATGCAACCATGTCTATCATCAACTCTGCATAGATAAGTGGCTCTTCAACGACGTTCATTGCCCGATTTGTCGGTCGTCTGTTCGAGGTGAACGTACTGTTGAAGATGAAGTGCTCGATCAAGTATAA
- the LOC120009520 gene encoding RING-H2 finger protein ATL66-like, which produces MCLYMTIQNFNLYIKQKQLLISFTLSSSAPAIEMAFFVSLSLTLIFIVIFLILLFLDYYFAVRFVELALYNNNNRHTNSVPPEQDRRRGLRRKNIISSAGIVFQYKKSRHEEEKDEDSDNNDCVICWEKFEEGELCRVLNGCNHVYHQPCIDKWFFNDVHCPICRLSVRGGHTIEDEVLDQV; this is translated from the coding sequence ATGTGCTTATATATGACAATACAAAATTTTAATCTTTACATCAAACAGAAGCAACTCTTGATTTCTTTCACATTGTCTTCCTCGGCTCCAGCTATTGAGATGGCTTTCTTTGTTTCCTTGTCCTTAACCTTAATATTTATTGTCATATTCTTAATCCTCCTATTCCTAGATTATTACTTTGCTGTTCGATTTGTTGAGTTGGCACTGTACAATAACAACAATCGCCACACCAACTCCGTCCCACCCGAGCAGGACCGCCGTAGAGGGCTGAGGAGGAAGAATATTATTTCGTCTGCAGGCATTGTTTTTCAATACAAAAAAAGTCgtcatgaagaagaaaaagacgaaGATAGTGACAATAACGATTGTGTGATATGTTGGGAAAAGTTTGAAGAAGGAGAGCTGTGTAGGGTTCTGAATGGATGCAACCATGTCTACCATCAACCGTGCATAGATAAGTGGTTCTTCAACGACGTTCATTGCCCGATTTGTCGGTTGTCCGTGCGAGGTGGACATACCATTGAAGATGAAGTGCTCGACCAAGTATAA
- the LOC120004592 gene encoding 5'-nucleotidase SurE-like: MTSVRNNHSRPPGLVSNLQDVLLRRKAGEENGDPSKDADESTVPCTSTSVEDNASDDNSSKPVVLVTNGHGIESPGLVYLVEALVREGLYNVHVCAPQSDKSVSGHSVTLQETIAVTSTELGGATAYEVSGTPVDCVSLALSGALFSWSKPLLVICGINHGSSCGHQMFYSGVVAGAREALMCGVPSLSISLNWKKDESQESDFKDAVSICLPLINAALRDIEKGLFPESCLLNIEIPTCPSTNKGLKLTKQSTWRSTPSWQAVSANRHPSGGHFMSNQQSLGIQLAQLSRDASAAGAARRLTKQRPNVEIESVGAAGKPVSGRLKKYFRLEFVDKEQDDADDDLDFRALENGFVTITPLSLSPHTESDARAAASDWVSAALHGN; the protein is encoded by the exons ATGACTTCTGTGAGGAACAATCACTCGCGTCCTCCAGGTCTTGTCTCGAATTTGCAAGACGTACTTCTCAGAAGAAAGGCCGGCGAGGAAAACGGGGATCCATCTAAAGACGCAGATGAATCAACGGTGCCCTGTACTTCCACTTCTGTTGAAGATAACGCTTCCGATGATAATAGCTCCAAACCGGTTGTTTTGGTCACAAATGGTCACGGAATTGAGTCCCCCGGCCTTGTTTATCTAGTTGAAGCGTTAGTCCGTGAAGGCCTTTACAATGTCCATGTTTGTGCGCCGCAATC GGATAAATCAGTGTCGGGTCACTCTGTCACTTTACAGGAAACAATCGCTGTGACTTCTACTGAACTTGGTGGCGCCACAGCTTATGAAGTTTCAG GGACTCCTGTGGACTGTGTCTCATTAGCATTATCTGGGGCACTATTTTCTTGGTCAAAGCCTCTGCTG GTTATTTGTGGAATTAACCATGGATCCAGCTGTGGACATCAAAT GTTCTACTCTGGTGTTGTTGCTGGTGCTAGAGAGGCATTAATGTGTGGTGTACCATCATTGTCTATTTCTCTGAATTG GAAGAAGGATGAAAGCCAGGAGAGTGATTTCAAGGATGCTGTTTCCATCTGTTTGCCTTTGATAAATGCTGCACTTAGAGACATTGAGAAGGGACTTTTCCCGGAAAGTTGCTTGCTGAACATAGAAATTCCCACATGCCCCTCGACAAACaag GGTCTCAAGTTGACCAAGCAAAGTACGTGGAGATCTACACCTAGCTGGCAAGCTGTTTCAGCTAACCGTCATCCTTCTGGTGGACATTTCATGTCTAATCAACAAAGCCTTGGCATCCAGCTAGCACAACTTAGCCGAGATGCATCTGCTGCC GGTGCAGCTCGTCGCTTGACAAAACAAAGACCTAATGTAGAGATTGAATCAGTTGGGGCTGCAGGGAAGCCGGTTTCTGGTCGGCTGAAAAAGTACTTTCGCTTAGAG TTTGTGGATAAGGAGCAGGATGATGCAGATGATGACTTGGATTTCAGAGCGCTTGAAAATGGATTT GTTACAATAACTCCTCTCTCACTTTCTCCCCATACCGAGTCCGATGCCAGAGCCGCTGCATCAGATTGGGTTTCTGCTGCGCTTCATGGCAATTAG